In Solidesulfovibrio carbinoliphilus subsp. oakridgensis, the sequence TGCGGTCGGCCACGGCCATGACGCCGAGGACGTAGAGGTCGCTGTGGTTGTAGGCGTAAACCACCTTGGCGGTTTCGGCCTCGGTCATGTCGGGCCGGTACCCGTGGCCGCGCAGGTAGCTGGCCACGCTGACGATGGCGTCGCAGGGGGCGAAAAGGTCCACCACGCCGTCGCCGTCGGCGTCGATGCCGTAGGTCAGGGCGTTTGTGGGCATGAACTGGCAGATGCCGATGGCGCCGTAGATGGAGCCGGGGATGGTTCGGGGGGCCTTGCCGGTGGCGGTGGCGTAGCGCAGGAGGGCGAGAAGCTCCCGGTAGGCCCACTCGGCCCGGTCCCTGGCCGCGTTGGCGGCAAAGGCCCGGCGGTCCGGATCGCCTTGCAGGGTCTTCATGGATGGGGCGATGGCGTCGATGTCGGAGCTTCGGGCCAGACTGGCCAGGACGCTTACGGCGTCGCGGTCGCCGAGATAGGAACCGAGCTTGGTCTCGACCACCAGGAAGGCGGCCACCAGTTCCGGCGGCGGGCCGAACTCGCGCCTGGCCCGGTCGAAGGCGGCCTGGTTGGCCCGGATGAAGGCCACGGCCCCGTCGATGACGGCCGGGACCAAAAAATGCCGGTAGTTGCTCTGGGCCAGGGTCTTGGGGCTCGGCTTGGGTTTGGGCTCGAACTCCTTTTTGACCATGGCGTCGACCTTGCGGGCCATGATGGACGGGTCGTAGGCCACGGCGTTGCCGGCGAAAAGCCGGGTAAGGGCCGTCCGGTCCAGGCCGTCGGCGGCCAGCCGGTCGAGCAGCGGCCGCCAGCCCGGATCGCCGGACACGGCGGCCTCGGCGGCCAGGGCCACGGCCGGGCCAGGGCCGGACAGGGCCAGGAGGAGCCAGAGCAGGGAGAGGAAGAGCCGGGAGAAGGATCGCTTGGGTGTCATGCCCGTCTGGTACCGCTGCGGCCCGAGGCTGGCAAGCGCCAAGCGGGGCCGGGACCGGCGGGCGCCTTCCCGCCGGGCGGGAGACCCGGCCGGGGGAGAGGCGGAGGCTTCGGCCCTAGGCCAGGCGGGCCTGCTCGATGTTGTCGAGAAACCACCGGTAGGTGCCGGCCAGGCCGTCGGCCAGGGAGATGGTCGGGGCCCAGCCGAGCGAGGTCAGGCGGCCGATGTCCAGGGCCTTTCGCGGCGTGCCGTCGGGCTTGGCGGCGTCGAAGACGATGCGGCCGGAAAATCCCGTCACCCGGGCCATCCGTTCGGCCAGCTCCCGGATGGTCACTTCCTCGCCCGAGCCGATGTTGATGATCTCCTCGTCGTCGTAGCGCTCGTAGCAGGCGACCGCCGCCCCGGCCATGTCGTCGACGTGCAAAAATTCCCGGCGGGCGTTGCCCGTGCCCCAGACCGTGACCGTGTCCGCGCCGGCGAGCCTGGCCTCGTGGAAGCGGCGCATGAGCCCGGGGATGACGTGGGAATTTACGGGCGTGAAATTGTCGCCCGGGCCGTAGAGGTTGGTCGGCATGAGGCTTATGGCCGAAAACCCGTATTGGCGGCGGTAGGCCTGGCACATCTTGATGCCCGCGATCTTGGCGATGGCGTACCACTGGTTTGTGGCTTCCAGCGGGCCGGTGAGCAAGCTCTCCTCGCGCATGGGCTGGGGGGCCAGGCGCGGATAGATGCACGAGGAGCCGAGGAAGACCAGCCGTTTGGCGCCGCTCTGGTAGGCCGCGTCGATGACGTTGGTCTGGATCAGCAGGTTGTCGCGGATGAAATCGGCCGGATAGGTGTCGTTGGCGTGGATGCCGCCGACCTTGGCCGCGGCCAGGAACACGGCGGCCGGGCGGGCGGCCGCGAAAAAGGCGCGCACGGCCGTCTGGTCGGTCAGGTCCAGCTCGGCGTGGGTCCGGGTCAGGACCTCGGCGCCCCGGGCGGCCAGGGCCCGGACGATGGCCGCGCCAACCAGTCCCCGGTGTCCGGCGACGTAAACGGGGCCGCCGGGGAGGGCGGCTTGGGTGCTCTTCATGAGGGCTTCCCCTAGCACGCAACCGCCCGGAAGCCTAGTGCCGCGTGACCTCTCTGCCCTGGTCCCGTGGATTTCCGGGCGCCCGGGCGCATTGGCCGTTGACATCCCGTCTTCCGGTCGTGCTAGAGGTGGGAGGGTGGGGCCTTTTCCCGCCCACGCTCCAGCCAAGGAGGATGCGATCATGCTGGCGAAAACGTTCAGGCGAGTCGAGGACCATACGCCGCCGTGGATCAACCGGGCCATCCGGCGGCAGACCGAGCGCAACATCGAGCGGTACCGGCGGGCCGGGCCCATGGCCATCACCCGGCGGCTCGAGGAGTTGGAAGGCGAGTGGGACATCGAGCGGGTGCTTGAGACCAACGCGTCGAGCCTGGTCCTGCTCGGGCTCGGGTTCGGGTCCTGCGTCAACAAGCGGTGGCTGCTTTTGCCGACGGTGGTGGCCGGCTTTTTGCTCCAGCACGCCCTCCAGGGCTGGTGCCCGCCGATCGGGCTGCTGCGCCGGCTCGGCGTCCGCACCGCGGCCGAGATCGGCTACGAGGCGGCGGCGTTGCGGGCCCTGCGCGGCGATTTCGACTATCTGGGCGGGGAGGAGGGGGACGTTTGCGGGGAGCCGCTGGAAGACGACGACGCCTCGCTTTGCTGCGAACCGCGGTAGAAGGCCGGCCTAAAGGCCCGGTGCCGCCGGAGGCCGTCTTGCGGCCGGGCGGCGGTCAGGCCGGCGGCCGGCCGTCCGGCAGCAGGGGCGCGAGGGCCGTCCCGAGGGTGCGGCCGGCGGCCCGGGCCGGGTCCAGGTCGCCGCGCCGGGCCTTGGCAAAGGCCTCTTCGGCCAGGGCGGCCAGATCGGGCAGGCCGAGGTTCAGCAGGTTGCCCTTGAGGCCGTGGGCCGCCTCGGCGCAGGCGCCGGCGTCGCCTGCGCCCGCGGCCTTCTCCAGCCGGGCCAGGGCCTGGCCGAGCACCTCGGCGGCCACGGCCAGGGCCTGGGCGGCCTCGTCCGGGGTCAGGAAGTGGGCGTCCTGCAGGAAGGCCATGACCCGGCCCAGGGTCTTGCCGTTTTGGGGATCTTGCGGACGCATGGGCGGGACCTTCAGCGGCCGGCCGGGGAGGCCGGCTCGCCAACCAGCCCGACGAGCACCGCTTCCAGGTCGTTTATGCGGTAGGGTTTGGAAAAAAAGCCGGACATGCCGGCGGCGCGGCAGCGGGCGGCGTCGTCTGGCGCGGCTTGCGCCGTCAGGGCCACGATGGGGGTCTCGATGCCGGCCTGGCGGACCTGGCGGGTCACTTCCAGGCCGTCGAGGCCCGGCATGCGCAGGTCCATGAAGATGGCATGGTAGGGCGTGCCGGCGGCCGCGGCGGCCAGGATCATGTCCAGGGCCGTTTTGCCGTCTCCGGCAAAGGCCTGCCGGCCGACGCCGAGCTTCTCCAGGATCTTTTGCAACAGGAAGCGGTTGAAGGGGTTGTCCTCGGCCACCAGGGTGCGCAGCCCGCCGAGGTCCACGGCCGGCGGCAGGGGCCGGTCCGTGGGCGGCGGGGCGGTCCTGGTCTCGGGGTGTTCGAGGGCCAGGGTGAAATGGAAGGTGCTGCCCTTGCCGGGCTGGCTGTCCACGGACAGGCCGGCCCCGCCCAAAAGGCGCACCAGCCGGTCGGAGATGGAAAGCCCAAGGCCCGTGCCGCCGTGGTTTCTGGCCACCGCGTCGTCGGCCTGGACAAAGGGCTCGAAGATCCGCTCCCGGAGCTCTTCCGGGATGCCCGGGCCCGTGTCCCGGACCCGGAACTGGACCGGGGTCGGCGCGTCCTCGGCCTTCGGCGGGTAGGGCAGGGCGGCCGCAAGGACCACCCGGCCGCTCGGAGTGAACTTGATGGCGTTGGAGAGCAGGTTCAACAGGATCTGCTTGAGGCGCACCGGATCGCACACCGCGACCCGTGGCAGTTTCGGATCGCGCTCGATGGCCAGGGTGAGGCCGCGCTCGTCCGCGGCCGGGGCCATGATGCGGCGCATCTCCTCCAGGAGCCGGTCGAGGTCCACCGGCACGGGGCGGATCTCCAGGCGGCCGACCTCGATGCGCGAAAAATCCAGCACGTCGTTTAACACCACGAGCAGCCCCTCGCCGGCCGAGCG encodes:
- a CDS encoding lytic murein transglycosylase, which encodes MTPKRSFSRLFLSLLWLLLALSGPGPAVALAAEAAVSGDPGWRPLLDRLAADGLDRTALTRLFAGNAVAYDPSIMARKVDAMVKKEFEPKPKPSPKTLAQSNYRHFLVPAVIDGAVAFIRANQAAFDRARREFGPPPELVAAFLVVETKLGSYLGDRDAVSVLASLARSSDIDAIAPSMKTLQGDPDRRAFAANAARDRAEWAYRELLALLRYATATGKAPRTIPGSIYGAIGICQFMPTNALTYGIDADGDGVVDLFAPCDAIVSVASYLRGHGYRPDMTEAETAKVVYAYNHSDLYVLGVMAVADRIKARLGGR
- the fcl gene encoding GDP-L-fucose synthase, whose translation is MKSTQAALPGGPVYVAGHRGLVGAAIVRALAARGAEVLTRTHAELDLTDQTAVRAFFAAARPAAVFLAAAKVGGIHANDTYPADFIRDNLLIQTNVIDAAYQSGAKRLVFLGSSCIYPRLAPQPMREESLLTGPLEATNQWYAIAKIAGIKMCQAYRRQYGFSAISLMPTNLYGPGDNFTPVNSHVIPGLMRRFHEARLAGADTVTVWGTGNARREFLHVDDMAGAAVACYERYDDEEIINIGSGEEVTIRELAERMARVTGFSGRIVFDAAKPDGTPRKALDIGRLTSLGWAPTISLADGLAGTYRWFLDNIEQARLA
- a CDS encoding DUF2892 domain-containing protein: MLAKTFRRVEDHTPPWINRAIRRQTERNIERYRRAGPMAITRRLEELEGEWDIERVLETNASSLVLLGLGFGSCVNKRWLLLPTVVAGFLLQHALQGWCPPIGLLRRLGVRTAAEIGYEAAALRALRGDFDYLGGEEGDVCGEPLEDDDASLCCEPR
- a CDS encoding Hpt domain-containing protein → MRPQDPQNGKTLGRVMAFLQDAHFLTPDEAAQALAVAAEVLGQALARLEKAAGAGDAGACAEAAHGLKGNLLNLGLPDLAALAEEAFAKARRGDLDPARAAGRTLGTALAPLLPDGRPPA
- a CDS encoding hybrid sensor histidine kinase/response regulator → MSFTRRQRRRPRNPAGRPARRLGRLTGRTGATCPAAHMAEAASRLTRLSSIIAALDQGIAFVAPDGVVVEINDRYLTLLDLPREAVLGQPLAILDLETEDYQAGAFLDLFRRGAAHAPVSFDRRLCDRDVTAKLQPVLEDGVFTGLIVSLIDVTPLVEARLSVEREKSFLEQVITIAGAAICIVNRDDVVVTINDEFTAITGYSRDQALGRRRGELLRESPPSPCPARPGDASVQKRQSQILTRDGRRVTILKNAAPIRDSQGLATGGIESFADVSDLIRARVEAEEASRMKSAFLANMSHEIRTPLNAIMGLSQLLLKTGPSPQQRECLETMRSAGEGLLVVLNDVLDFSRIEVGRLEIRPVPVDLDRLLEEMRRIMAPAADERGLTLAIERDPKLPRVAVCDPVRLKQILLNLLSNAIKFTPSGRVVLAAALPYPPKAEDAPTPVQFRVRDTGPGIPEELRERIFEPFVQADDAVARNHGGTGLGLSISDRLVRLLGGAGLSVDSQPGKGSTFHFTLALEHPETRTAPPPTDRPLPPAVDLGGLRTLVAEDNPFNRFLLQKILEKLGVGRQAFAGDGKTALDMILAAAAAGTPYHAIFMDLRMPGLDGLEVTRQVRQAGIETPIVALTAQAAPDDAARCRAAGMSGFFSKPYRINDLEAVLVGLVGEPASPAGR